In Catharus ustulatus isolate bCatUst1 chromosome 29, bCatUst1.pri.v2, whole genome shotgun sequence, the following are encoded in one genomic region:
- the LOC117008252 gene encoding uncharacterized protein KIAA1958 homolog has product MALGAILGERLPEGEREGERSCEAALCPGGDPVLEQCSALWEAACLTLEQAENASDSSSSLQADLSNLVIWAHTHGTICNQIPALEFMQNMGHMSNENAVLWMCRIGHAYHWHCGKSHNRGEEETEAVGRRKRVLSSDSSARESSFEDKRPKLTPLSFEMDQADSGSTEPCGRSQGVAEEKAGSAYTRNNKPSGNQNTITSGNIKKPITSFSAAEQHFSVSGSRVQTGEQDVKSESDEDLQIISDEEQCEADEDNEGDRINQDNVSEPSAQELQLPHCQKIALDQPTASQRAAPAPRAKPPLARAYILQTPASDSEDPSRSILRLGSSSAAGPKVETSRARSLPGSAAPKVCFKPLPVPSSEARAQLESQPSVVFFELQATAAVQQHLQLSPPEYGTPRMGSSGESAENVGEDTDASESRNTSFSSAFQSPESCPPVGSEGDVPKKQEKKKTTEDIKMFKDWLKLHHPSETRKIHTLPPADLDRYLVSFFNSTKKQNGMDFSANSLTLFQHNINRYLRFHNYQYNTLRGPEFKASQEAYKLKHWSLSQKGKQEEWSVVENLTDVDVENLHKKGILSKAHPHGLLHLMMTNLIRGFGASTHHQPHQLYWGQVVLRKTKGEMEYLEWKNDLSPGGNEGELNPRLFAKPEDPEKCPVASYKEYARKRPLDMLSDNHPLYLSPKTLCSIWDNVWYSRKALTKAKTDKILKIIMQEVGGAIRKTKK; this is encoded by the exons GCTGAGAATGCCAGTGACAGTAGCAGTTCCCTTCAAGCAGATCTCTCCAACCTTGTGATCTGGGCACACACTCATGGGACCATATGCAaccagatcccagccctggaattTATGCAGAACATGGGTCACATGAGCAATGAAAACGCTGTGCTGTGGATGTGCAGAATCGGACATGCCTATCACTGGCACTGTGGGAAGTCACACAACAGGGGTGAAGAAGAGACTGAGGCTgtgggaaggagaaagaggGTCCTGTCTTCTGACTCTTCGGCAAGGGAATCCAGCTTTGAGGATAAGAGGCCCAAGCTGACCCCATTGTCTTTTGAGATGGATCAAGCAGAttctgggagcacagagccatGTGGCAGATCCCAAGGGGTCGCTGAGGAGAAGGCTGGCAGTGCCTACACAAGGAATAACAAGCCCAGCGGGAATCAAAATACCATAACATCAGGAAATATCAAGAAACCCATAACATCattctctgcagcagagcagcacttctCAGTGTCTGGTAGCAGAGTCCAAACTGGTGAACAGGACGTGAAGTCCGAAAGTGATGAAGACTTACAGATCATCTCTGATGAAGAGCAGTGTGAGGCAGATGAAGACAACGAAGGAGACAGAATCAACCAGGATAATGTGTCAGAGCCatctgctcaggagctgcagttgCCCCACTGCCAGAAGATAGCATTGGACCAGCCAACAGCCTCCcaaagagctgcccctgcccccaGGGCAAAGCCACCCCTAGCCCGTGCCTACATTCTGCAGACCCCTGCCAGCGACTCAGAGGACCCAAGCAGGAGCATCCTGAGGCTGGgttcttcctctgctgcagggccCAAGGTTGAAACTTCTAGAGCAAGGAGCCTcccaggctcagcagcaccaaagGTATGTTTCAAACCccttcctgtccccagcagtgaaGCCAGGGCCCAGCTTGAATCACAGCCCTCAGTGGTATTCTTTGAGCTCCaagccactgctgctgttcagcaACATCTTCAGCTGAGCCCTCCAGAGTATGGCACACCAAGAATGGGCTCCAGTGGGGAGAGTGCTGAGAATGTGGGTGAGGACACTGATGCATCAGAATCCAGGAATACATCTTTTTCTTCAGCCTTCCAGAGTCCAGAGAGCTGTCCACCTGTAGGCTCAGAAGGAG ATGTGCCaaagaagcaggagaaaaagaagaccACTGAAGACATAAAAATGTTCAAAGACTGGCTGAAGTTGCACCACCCCTCTGAGACACGCAAGATCCACACTCTGCCTCCTGCAGACCTCGACCGCTACCTGGTCTCGTTCTTCAACTCTACCAAGAAACAGAATGGCATGGATTTTTCTGCCAATTCCTTAACCTTGTTCCAGCACAACATCAACCGGTACCTCAGGTTCCACAACTACCAGTATAACACATTGAGAGGGCCAGAGTTCAAGGCCTCTCAGGAAGCCTATAAGTTAAAGCATTGGAGCCTGAGCCAAAAGGGGAAGCAGGAAGAGTGGAGTGTTGTGGAGAACCTGACAGATGTAGATGTGGAAAACCTTCATAAGAAGGGAATTCTAAGCAAGGCACATCCTCACGGCTTGCTGCACCTCATGATGACCAACCTCATTAGGGGGTTTGGGGCAAGCACCCACCACCAGCCCCACCAGCTGTACTGGGGACAGGTGGTGCTGAGGAAGACCAAGGGAGAGATGGAGTACTTGGAGTGGAAGAATGATCTAAGCCCTGGGGGAAACGAAGGGGAGCTAAACCCACGGCTCTTTGCCAAGCCTGAGGATCCAGAGAAGTGCCCAGTGGCCAGTTACAAGGAGTATGCCAGGAAGAGGCCTCTGGACATGCTGAGTGACAACCACCCTCTTTACCTGTCTCCCAAGACACTGTGCTCCATCTGGGACAATGTGTGGTACAGCAGAAAGGCACTGACAAAGGCTAAAACTGATAAAATCTTGAAAATTATTATGCAGGAAGTCGGAGGAGCCATAAGGAAGACCAAGAAATAG
- the LOC117008342 gene encoding mitotic interactor and substrate of PLK1, translating to MDRVTRHLVFQLPQTSHRHDSLADLRANSDDDVFGSTQHSTQRVENGYNWKRRSQSPSYFLEGGRDVWTPSPDRESKLEVVRSGSLYDLRAYKGERKPSKLYDDEEEDLYRVPPPNISPEKARELEDERKEIIRSQVMKKSSTIAERWSSVDELSSISTGVSSQGEGRHTGSVPTSFAICFDKPSPGRAATPVDPENIDTEQINFSAARQQFLMLEKTNPGSFFSPGQQAMSPRPESVTKVSREEWYSPEIATKATRGHSSAGASGQSRTDKSVYQVYGVSSHKTPEEEEVYAPGKAHTERSHPVGKISVLTKTWSREDLDSGLGEMYNEATAGYASDGSTSNETFSGSKETKVSNETPIEREIRMAMEREENLWKERGIQRLTSSSELVEIQTKPVLNIHTSPGPGRKGKDRGRASLYVQREIEQETKREEDLKRQGRLLGAYDKGTQQELEERRRVFEQEEAPPQKPPPLKRAEERRSWVKEFAAEQPSSPSPAEDTRASRSLPSYSVSIAHFQLSQPRFAASDRSREQPLVSQHASASASKWGSEDSWGGKLPSSTQSPTNTAVLPREYLSLSFWKPKVSFVEDMGTQSPLRREDGREEQYRLRTWKPQTSAMIEEEIRSDLQREEELQQQRRRLMSAYSDGVHQEGSRSRHSSAASGASGNYSVSGSPASSPASHQTGVLGLISSFTPLRVTSSSQGSAETLTPDSSRSSPFEERRRRVKEDGKYAGIEPVDKVNTEVVESTRVFRHKSAMAQRWEAGEYVRDED from the exons ATGGACAGAGTCACCAGGCACCTTGTGTTCCAGCTCCCACAGACCTCGCACAGGCACGACTCTCTGGCAGACCTGAGGGCCAACAGTGACGATGATGTGTTTGGCTCCActcagcacagcacccagagggtGGAAAATGGCTACAACTGGAAGAGGAGGTCCCAGTCACCCTCCTATTTCCTGGAGGGTGGAAGAGATGTCTGGACCCCGTCCCCGGACAGGGAGTCCAAACTAGAGGTGGTGAGATCGGGAAGCCTGTATGACCTCCGAGCTTACAAGGGCGAGAGGAAACCCTCGAAGCTCTatgatgatgaggaggaagaCCTGTACAGGGTCCCTCCACCCAACATCTCACCTGAGAAAGCCAGGGAGCTCGAAGATGAGAGGAAAGAGATCATCCGGAGCCAGGTGATGAAGAAGAGCTCCACCATTGCGGAGAGGTGGAGCTCTGTGGATGAGCTGAGCTCCATCAGCACTGGTGTGAGCAGCCAAGGTGAAGGCAGGCACACAGGCAGTGTCCCCACCAGCTTTGCTATCTGCTTTGACAAAccatccccaggcagggctgcaacACCTGTTGACCCGGAGAATATTGACACAGAGCAGATCAACTTCTCTGCGGCTCGGCAGCAGTTCCTGATGCTGGAGAAGACCAACCCGGGCTCATTTttcagcccagggcagcaggccatgtccccaaggccagAGTCAGTGACAAAAGTCTCCAGGGAAGAGTGGTACAGCCCTGAGATAGCCACGAAGGCTACAAGAggccacagcagtgctggtgcaTCAGGCCAGAGCAGGACAGACAAGAGCGTTTACCAGGTTTATGGTGTGTCCTCACACAAGAcacctgaggaggaggaggtttaTGCTCCTGGAAAGGCTCACACAGAAAGGTCTCATCCCGTTGGGAAGATATCTGTCCTGACCAAAACATGGTCCAGAGAAGACCTGGACTCTGGCTTGGGTGAGATGTATAACGAAGCCACCGCGGGCTATGCCAGCGATGGAAGCACCTCCAACGAGACCTTCAGTGGCAGCAAGGAGACAAAGGTCAGCAACGAGACACCCATCGAGCGGGAGATCCGCATGGCGATGGAAAGGGAGGAGAACCTCTGGAAGGAAAGGGGAATCCAGCGGCTGACCTCCAGCAGCGAGCTGGTGGAGATCCAGACCAAGCCTGTCCTCAACATTCACACATCTCCTGGCCCaggcaggaaagggaaggacAGAGGCCGCGCTTCCCTTTACGTCCAGAGGGAAATTGAACAGGAAACGAAGCGTGAGGAGGATCTGAAAAGGCAGGGGAGGCTGCTGGGGGCGTATGACAAGGGGacgcagcaggagctggaggagcgCAGGAGGGTGTTCGAGCAGGAGGAAGCACCCCCACAGAAGCCCCCTCCCCTGAAACgggcagaggagaggaggagctgggttAAAGAgtttgcagcagagcagccctcaagtcccagccctgcagaagaCACCAGGGCTTCGAGAAGCCTTCCCAGCTACTCAGTGAGCATCGCCCActtccagctgtcccagccGCGCTTTGCCGCCAGCGATAGGAGCCGGGAGCAGCCCTTGGTGTCCCAGCACGCTTCCGCCAGCGCCAGCAAATGGGGGAGCGAGGATTCCTGGGGAGGAAAGCTTCCCAGCTCCACCCAGAGCCCCACCAACACTGCTGTCCTGCCCAGAGAATATTTGTCCCTCTCCTTCTGGAAGCCCAAGGTGTCCTTCGTGGAGGACATGGGGACGCAGAGCCCGCTGCGGAGGGAGGACGGCCGGGAGGAGCAGTACCGGCTGCGGACATGGAAGCCCCAGACATCGGCGATGATCGAGGAGGAGATCCGGAGTGACttgcagagggaagaggagctccagcagcagcggcggcggctgaTGAGCGCCTACAGCGATGGTGTTCACCAGGAGGGCTCCCGCTCTCGGCACAGCTCTG CTGCCTCAGGTGCCAGTGGCAACTACTCTGTGTCCGGGTCTCCTGCCTCTTCTCCTGCCTCACACCAGACGGGGGTCCTGGGGCTGATCTCATCCTTCACCCCGCTGAGAGTGACCAGTTcctcccagggcagtgcagagACCCTCACCCCTGACTCGTCACGTTCCAGCCCCTTCGAGGAGCGGAGGAGGAGGGTGAAGGAGGATGGAAAG TACGCAGGCATTGAACCGGTTGACAAGGTCAACACAGAG GTGGTGGAAAGCACCCGAGTGTTTCGCCACAAGAGCGCCATGGCCCAGCGCTGGGAGGCTGGAGAGTACGTCCGGGATGAGGACTGA